The genomic interval TACTGTAGGGTTGGCGAGTGCATTGGCGTCTTTCGCATTGATAGTGGTTACAATTATCAATTCAACAAAGTAGTGGATCAACGCATTCTGATAGGGATCATATATTCTTAACGAATTAATTGTATGGAACATTCAAAACAGGACGCTGTTAATAATAATGCTGAAATATCCCTGAGGGAGCTGTTGATAAAGTTGGGGGAATGGTGGCGGTTTCTGCTTAGTAAGTGGCTGATCATATGTATATGTGGGATAGTGGGGGCCGGCTTGGGATTGACGCTGGCATTGATTAAAAAGAAAAGTTATGTAGCAGAGCTGACTTTCGTCATGGAAGACAGCAAATCAAGCTCATTAAGCGCATATGCAGGTTTAGCCAGCCAATTCGGAATTGATCTGGGAGGTGGGAGTGGAGACATAGGTGTATTTTCCGGGGAAAATATGCAGGGGTTCCTTAAGACCAGGCTGATGGTGGAAAAGACATTGCTATCGCCGGTAACAGTGAATGGTAAGCAGATCTCCCTGGCGGATCTGTATATTGACTTTAACAAGCTGCAAAGTAATTGGAAGGACAAACCGATCGCCGGATTACATTTCCCTTACGGACTGGATCGCAAGCAATTTACCTTACAGCAGGACAGCGTACTTAATACTATCCAGGAAAATATTGTCAAGTACAATCTTGAAGTGGCAAAACCAGATAAAGCATTAAGTTTTGTATCGGTAAAGGTTACATCAGGCCATGAGCTTTTCTCAAAAGTTTTTACCGAAACATTGGTAAACAAAGCGATCGACTTTTACGTAGATACGAAGACCAAGCGCTCAAAGGCCAATGTGGATAAACTACAGGCCACCGCCGATTCATTGGAAGTTTTGCTGAATAACAAGTCATACTCTCTGGCTGTTACACAGGACATGAATGTGAATCCTATCAGGCAGGTCTCTAATGTAGGTACACAGAAGCAGGCGCGGGAGAAACTGATGCTGGAAACCATGTATACAGAAGTGGTTAAAAACCTTGAGATAAGTAAAATGTCAATGGCCCAGGAAACGCCATTGATACAAATCGTTGATTCGCCTATTCTGCCTTTGAAGATAGAAAAGCTGGGTAAACTGAAAGCACTGCTGATAGGAGGAATTCTGGCGGGCTTTTTATGTCTTGTGTGGTTGATCGGGCGAAGGATCTTGAGGGAAGTGATGCAGGAGGAAAACTAATAAGTAAATAATACCCATTTTCATGTTGGACCTAAATAACAAAAGCATTTTCATTACAGGAGGTACAGGATCTTTCGGTAAAGCATTTACTAAGATCGTTCTTGAAAAATGGCCTAATGTAAAAAGGCTGGTGATCTTCTCAAGGGATGAGCAGAAACAATTCCAGATGGCACAGGAATACCCTGCTGCCAAATATCCCATGATCCGTTTCTTTATCGGAGATGTCAGGGATTACGACAGGCTGAAAAGGGCTTTGAAGGGTATTGATTATGTGATTCATGCAGCCGCAATGAAACACGTACCTATTGCTGAATACAATCCTAGTGAGTGTATCAAGACCAACATCATGGGTGCTGAAAACATCATTAACGCTTGTCTTGAGTCTTCCGTTGAAAAGGTAGTAGCGCTTTCAACCGATAAAGCCGCCGCGCCTATCAACCTTTATGGAGCCACCAAACTGGCATCAGACAAATTGTTCATTGCAGCCAACAACATCAGGGGATATAATCCGATCACCTTCTCAGTAGTACGTTATGGTAACGTAATGGGATCTAACGGATCAGTAATTCCATTTTTCCTGAATAAAAGGAAGGAAGGTGTATTGCCGATCACAGATACGAGCATGACAAGGTTCAATATTTCACTGGAAGATGGTGTAGCGATGGTGTTGCATGCATTGGAAACCGCGTGGGGAGGAGAACTTTTCGTACCAAAGATCCCTTCTTACAAAATCACTGATGTAGCTACAGCAATTGGCCCTGATTGTAAACACCAGGTTGTGGGTATCAGACCGGGAGAAAAGATCCATGAGGAAATGATCACTACTTCAGATTCATTCTCCACTTATGATCTTGGTAAGTATTATGCAATACTTCCCCAGGTACCGAGATGGTCGCTTGATGAATTCATTGCAAAATTCAATGCAAAGAAGGTTCCGGAAGGATTTAACTATAATTCCGGTCAGAACACTGAGTGGCTATCTGTTGAAGAGTTGAGGAAATTGATTAGGGAGCAGATAGACCCGACATTTTCAATTTAACCTATGCCCATAAAAGTTGTAATTGCCGGTGCAACCGGTATGCTTGGCCAACATTTATTTAGAGTTTTTTCCGGAAACCCGGTATATGACGTCTATGCAATATCAAGAACGGGCGCTCATATACCGGCAGACAGGCATATTCAGCTGGATATGACTGACACTGCACAACTTAAAAAATCGATGCTGGCCCTTAAGCCGGAGATAGTAATATATGCTGCGGCGCAGGTGAATGTTGATCTTTGTGAAAAGGATAAGGACTATGCATATGCATTACATGTGACTGCCGCGAAGGTGCTCAGTGAGCTGCCTTCCGTGAAGTCATTTGTATATATATCTTCAGATGCTGTCTTTGATGGTCAGCGGGGCAACTATGTTGAAAAGGACAGTTGTAATCCGCTGAACTATTATGCGACCACCAAAATGCTGGCGGAGCAGGAGCTGCTGAAGAGATCAACAGATATTTATGTAATTAGGGTCAACATCTACGGCTTCCACGCAACACCGGGAAATTCCCTGTTTGAATGGGCCTGGAATGCTTTTGATAAGGGAGAGAAAATAACTGGTTTCGACAACGTTTATTTCAATCCATTATATGTTGGTACGCTGGCCCGGCTGGTACTTAAATTATTGGAGAAGAAGGTGAAGAAGGGGGTTTATCATTTTGGCACGTCCGATACATTGTCCAAGTATGATTTCCTGCTTAGCATAGCAAATGCGTTTAATTTTGACAGATCACTGTTACAGAAAACGGAGCTGGATCAGTCAAAGTTTAAGGCGCCAAGGCCTTTGAATACTACATTGTGTACAAATAAGATTGTGGCAGCAGGGATAAGGATGCCGGCTTTTGAAGAAGGCATGGCTGAATTGGTGAACGACTTCAAAAAAAAATTTGCAAATGAATACAACCTTTAAGATAGGAAACAGGTGGATAGGGCAAGATCATGTCCCTTACTATATTGCTGACATTGGCGCTAACCATGATGGTAGCCTCGACAGGGCATTACGCCTGATAGAACTGGCTAAGGAAGCTGGTGCAGATGCTGCAAAATTCCAGAACTTCAAGGCTGCAAAGATTGTCAGCAAACATGGTTTTGAGACATTGGGCGGCCAGTTGTCCCACCAGGCCAACTGGAAGAAAAGTGTGTATGAGATCTACGAAGATGCAAGCATCAGCCAGGACTGGACTGCTATTCTGAAAGCAAAATGTGATGAAGTAGGTATCGAATATTTTACCAGCCCTTACGATAAAGAA from Chitinophaga filiformis carries:
- a CDS encoding lipopolysaccharide biosynthesis protein, with the translated sequence MEHSKQDAVNNNAEISLRELLIKLGEWWRFLLSKWLIICICGIVGAGLGLTLALIKKKSYVAELTFVMEDSKSSSLSAYAGLASQFGIDLGGGSGDIGVFSGENMQGFLKTRLMVEKTLLSPVTVNGKQISLADLYIDFNKLQSNWKDKPIAGLHFPYGLDRKQFTLQQDSVLNTIQENIVKYNLEVAKPDKALSFVSVKVTSGHELFSKVFTETLVNKAIDFYVDTKTKRSKANVDKLQATADSLEVLLNNKSYSLAVTQDMNVNPIRQVSNVGTQKQAREKLMLETMYTEVVKNLEISKMSMAQETPLIQIVDSPILPLKIEKLGKLKALLIGGILAGFLCLVWLIGRRILREVMQEEN
- the pseB gene encoding UDP-N-acetylglucosamine 4,6-dehydratase (inverting), coding for MLDLNNKSIFITGGTGSFGKAFTKIVLEKWPNVKRLVIFSRDEQKQFQMAQEYPAAKYPMIRFFIGDVRDYDRLKRALKGIDYVIHAAAMKHVPIAEYNPSECIKTNIMGAENIINACLESSVEKVVALSTDKAAAPINLYGATKLASDKLFIAANNIRGYNPITFSVVRYGNVMGSNGSVIPFFLNKRKEGVLPITDTSMTRFNISLEDGVAMVLHALETAWGGELFVPKIPSYKITDVATAIGPDCKHQVVGIRPGEKIHEEMITTSDSFSTYDLGKYYAILPQVPRWSLDEFIAKFNAKKVPEGFNYNSGQNTEWLSVEELRKLIREQIDPTFSI
- a CDS encoding SDR family oxidoreductase, whose translation is MPIKVVIAGATGMLGQHLFRVFSGNPVYDVYAISRTGAHIPADRHIQLDMTDTAQLKKSMLALKPEIVIYAAAQVNVDLCEKDKDYAYALHVTAAKVLSELPSVKSFVYISSDAVFDGQRGNYVEKDSCNPLNYYATTKMLAEQELLKRSTDIYVIRVNIYGFHATPGNSLFEWAWNAFDKGEKITGFDNVYFNPLYVGTLARLVLKLLEKKVKKGVYHFGTSDTLSKYDFLLSIANAFNFDRSLLQKTELDQSKFKAPRPLNTTLCTNKIVAAGIRMPAFEEGMAELVNDFKKKFANEYNL